The Helianthus annuus cultivar XRQ/B chromosome 11, HanXRQr2.0-SUNRISE, whole genome shotgun sequence region AAGTCATCTTGGCTCTTAATTAGACTAAGTCGTGCATAACGATCTTTGGCGCTAAAGGTACTTCCACTTTGGCCGATGATTTTCCCGGCTTTTAGCACCGCAGCACAATCATTGTCTTCTTGTCTTTCACATCTTACCCATGCATAGGCTGCAGTTGTTATTTATCAAACCATAAGTTCATAACAAACATTTCAAGAATATACCAAAATACTAGCTAGCTTTATTATAATTAGTTTTGAATTTCTTTTAAAGTTAAAAAAGTTTTACATGTTATTTTAGAATAAGTAACCAGATTTTCCTATGAACTAAAATTACCTGGAGATGGTTGCCTAGTTTGGTGAAAGAAATTGCAATGCAAAGGATGTCTTGGCTGGATTGAAAATCTTGTTGACTTTGAGAAGACAGAAGTCAATCTATTCCAACGGTCACTCATTTGGTTATAAGCGAATTCGAAGAAGGGTTTTCCATCTGCTTTCATTGCGACTTTTAGAACCTTTAAAACTCTTAATTGAGTGTCCTTTGAAATCCCCGCATTAGCCAAGTAGATATAGTTTAAAACCTTGTCATATACGTCTTTATCTTTTATAATCGcccatctatatatatataatcaacgTACAAAGAAAGATGTTCAATATATACCGGACAGATGATAATTGAAAAAAACTAGAAGCTAGAACGGCGTAAACAACATACCCAAAGCGTGTACCGGCATGACCAGTGAGCTTAGAAAGACTAAAAATCATGAGATCATGATCTGAAGGGCCCGGGATAGGTGTAAACTGTGGCCAAAAATAGGCATGATCGTGTATTGTCTTCCCTCCTGTAACCGATTTCTTCAACTCCCCACCTGGATTGGTTGGTGAGGTTACAAATTCAATAACATCCGTGTTATTTGTTTGCCATGAGTTTGTGTCTCCTCTATACACAAAGTTCTTCGAGTTAAACAACCTTGTTTGATCCTTGTACAACTGTATGTATATCACCAaaaaacaaaagctatataattAGAAAGAAATCATACAACTGGAATATATAATAAGTAattatatagatagatagatatttACGTGATAGAACGGCATGGAAGCCAGGACGTTGGATGGTGAAGAAGAGTTTTGAGAGGAAAGCGCATAAACAGCTGCACTTAGAAGTTGGGACGACCCGACACCAAAGACAATGTATCGGTCTTGAGTGATCGCATTCCCGGCAACTGAATGTAGCTTACGAATGTACTTGTCGAGCTCTGGTGACATCATAGGGTCATCAGCATATTCGTAACTCATACGATGCCACCCCGATATGACGACTGCAGTATCCGCTGCATTTTGCATCCAGAATGGCTCAAGGTATATAGGATCCCCACTGCAACATGCATAAAGGTTACAGCTGGTTTAAGAATAAATTTTAATAATGTCATATGTATATTGTGTTGGAAATGGACataataaatatgtatatttatttataCGTTACATAAGTAGTTATCTTTTGGTTTGTCCGACATCTGCAATAGAAATCTATATACCTATTAGCATCAGCAGCACATCCTGGAGATAATTCTGAGCAATCAGTGCCACTGTAACAACCATAGCATTCACAAACAGGTTGACCGTCAGATATCGAACCGTCAAGGAATGCTCTACCGTGGCCGGAGCATGAGATTGCTGCAACCGCCTCCGCCTCTGCGGCTGCTTTCTCGCTCCATGTCAATGACGACCGGCAACTAATCTCCTGATTCGGACCATCACCTACATATAGAtgtatactaaataatatattGATTGCTACTGAAATTAAGAAACATATTCCATAACAATATTTCTTCATTTTGTTCGTAGGTCACTTAGATTTTTGCAGGCTTGAAGATGCAGTATGAAACGTTGTCATTACATATATATAGTGGAACGGGGTATGATCCACCCGGTCAAGCTCATGTACGTGTGAATCTCATATGTAATTAGATATTGGATGGCCAAGATGGGCGGCTCAGTGTGGGGTTTATACTCTTTTTGTAAGCCATATTTTATTACATGATTAACGTTGTTAACAACGTGTTTTCATTTTTAGTTAGTGTTTATTATATTACTAATCAACTTCGTATCACAGTCGTTTGCATATTAGTAACATAATATTGGTCTTCATAATCTGAAGAGAATAGAGATGGTTGTTGTGATTAAAAAAAGCCATGAAAAAGACCCGGAATTAAGAAACTGGATCAAGTTTCTAGATAGATTGAACAGCCTCGCATGCATAACCAACGTTTTGTTGTCATTATTTTAGTTATTTCACATGTGTTAAAAGTGATCGTAAATCTGTCGCAAAGAATTAGAACCGAGTTGGTGGCAAAATgttcatgaaaaaaaaaaaataataataatatttcaaAGGTTGTCGCCAAAACAGTGATAagtatttttaaaacaaaactgTTATGTAGATAAGTATTAGAAACTTGAAGATGATTTTGAACAACCGCAACGTCTGAGACTTGAATCGGTTCTGACAAGAATGGTAAGCTCTTTCTGAATCTCTCCATTTTTATGTAGATCAGCTCATCGCGTAGTTGGTACATCATGAAGCCATGCGTGAGAGTGGCTGGTGGTCAGAGGCGCCTAATAATTGAAGGTAATCGCTGTCAATGCGTAATTATGTTAACCACCTATGTGTTCTTTGTTCTAAGTGTGTATTTCTTTTAATTTTTCTACTTTTGCTCAGTATGATTTTAAAGGAAGATATGTTCTGGTGAATTTTGTAAAGGTGGTGAGAGCCAATGGTCCTTATCTTCATCTCTAAGAAGGCACATTGAACTTTGGCTCTTAATTCTCAACTTTTTtcctatattatattatattatattatattacctATTATAAAACCAACTTTGCTTTGTGAGAAGAAAGTATAGTGTACAAGTTCTCAAAGCATTTGTGCAACTTTGctttattgttgttgttgtcttATTTATGTTATCACGATCTTCCTTGTGCACTTCTATTTGTATAAGGCACCAAATCTTCTCTCATTGCCCCTAACAGGTTCGATCATTGTAAGTACCTAACATTCTTATAAGAAATTAGGATAAGGTGTTAGTAATTACTTTACTTTGGTTAATAGAGTAGTAGGATTACAAGTTGTGGATATGATTTAGTAATGTGTTTGATTCAATAGTTACTCTCATGTGGTGATACTTGATACTGTTGTCTGAGATGATGATTGCCTGATCAATTGGTCATGGTTCcaacaaccaaaaaaaaaaaaaaaaaaactagacaaATAAAGTGCAGCTGCCATGGCCCCGTATTTACCAACGGTGTCCCGAGATATCCTATGATCAAAGGCTATGTTTTCGTTTTCATTGGGTAAATTAAAGCTGACTCATAATGTGTACCTTTATATTTGTTGAAGGAGTCACATGTACTTTATTAGCCTTCTTTCAGACTAAGGCATTAATGTTTAGATTGACCCGGTTTGTAGTTGTATTCTCAAATATAAGGAAAACTTTGTATGGTGAATCTCATTTATTTAGATACTGGTTAATAAACATTTAATAAGTTGTATATATAAGATGAAAGATATAGTGTTTCAATGTGTTTATTCCATTCAAAATTGTGATATAAGTATAGTGATTTTGTATGTCATAGAACTAGAGCTGAAAAAAGGGTGTGTCCACATGGTAAAAACATTTCAGGGTTAAAACAGTGAACCTCTTATACATGTTAGGCCAATTCCAGTTGATTTAAAACTGTTAGAGGAAAAATGTTTTGTTTTTCATAACGAATAATgtattgtaaaatattttccggACACCTTTTGACCTGTTTATCCTACCTGACACATTTTCTTAATGAGTTATTTATTTTGCGTATTAGTTTCGTGTTGATTCATCAAAATACTTATATTGCGcccatcactcatcactcactcacaactttcaatcaagttccgccatgtcatcaaacATTATTCCATATGGATTTTAATGGAAATGCCCATCACTTGTGATGGAAATCCATCACTTACAacctatttttttttgtttttaaattataaattagcATTATTCTATCAAGTCCCTCCAGAACGGTTAATTTTTCAATTTTACAACGCGTGATAATTTTGACGCGTTATGAAATCCACGCGTTTTAAAACGTATGTGCGGTGGTGTTTTTTTCGATCACGCGTTATGGGGCCGATCACGGGGCGCCCCTACCCCCTAATGGATGATAATAGAAAATGTTAGTTGGGTTTTATGAGGAATAAGCACGAGAACAAATGATATGAATTTTAGTAGTTAATTTGACGATTTATGTAATAAGGGGGTAGGGGCGCCCATCACTTATCACTCACTCATAACtttcaatcaagttccgccatgtaatcaaacattattccatcactagggatgtattttagtggaaatgccaTCACTTGCttgtgatggaattccatcactcacaactttttttttgtttttaaattataaattaacaataaaacaataaaattataaattataaatttcatttaaattaaaaacaatatttctagaaatattttagactacaataaaaaaatacataaagaaaatctactcctcgtccgaattaggaaattccaaacctaaagaacctacaagttcaattaaatcgtatctcaaccgaaagtgaatTTCTTCATCACGCAAGTCTTGTTGGATATTTTCGGGAACGGGAACTTGCgtaggaggatccggcacccaatcatgagatattgcacgtccgtctttTTTGATtagcatattgtgcaatatgatacatgcatacactatgctatgtattgttTTCTTATTCATCGTATGAACCGGTCGGTTTAGTAtgccccatctaccctttaaaacaccaaaagccctctcaacatcttttcttgccgattcttgcaaccTTTTGAACGCCTTTTCTTTAA contains the following coding sequences:
- the LOC110896020 gene encoding tryptophan aminotransferase-related protein 4 translates to MKKYCYGICFLISVAINILFSIHLYVGDGPNQEISCRSSLTWSEKAAAEAEAVAAISCSGHGRAFLDGSISDGQPVCECYGCYSGTDCSELSPGCAADANSGDPIYLEPFWMQNAADTAVVISGWHRMSYEYADDPMMSPELDKYIRKLHSVAGNAITQDRYIVFGVGSSQLLSAAVYALSSQNSSSPSNVLASMPFYHLYKDQTRLFNSKNFVYRGDTNSWQTNNTDVIEFVTSPTNPGGELKKSVTGGKTIHDHAYFWPQFTPIPGPSDHDLMIFSLSKLTGHAGTRFGWAIIKDKDVYDKVLNYIYLANAGISKDTQLRVLKVLKVAMKADGKPFFEFAYNQMSDRWNRLTSVFSKSTRFSIQPRHPLHCNFFHQTRQPSPAYAWVRCERQEDNDCAAVLKAGKIIGQSGSTFSAKDRYARLSLIKSQDDFELLMQRLTELVSLENHNIEMI